One window of Rhizobium leguminosarum genomic DNA carries:
- the erpA gene encoding iron-sulfur cluster insertion protein ErpA — MTDTSVTLSDAAAKRIAAIVGAEAGKSALRVSVEGGGCSGFSYKFDLADSADDDDVVVEKNNAKVLIDSLSLVYMAGSEIDFVDNLLGQSFQIKNPNAVASCGCGTSFSI; from the coding sequence ATGACGGATACGAGTGTAACCCTTTCAGATGCCGCAGCAAAGCGTATCGCTGCGATCGTCGGCGCCGAGGCCGGCAAGAGCGCGCTGCGCGTCTCCGTCGAAGGCGGCGGCTGCTCGGGCTTTTCCTATAAGTTCGACCTTGCCGACAGCGCTGATGACGACGACGTCGTCGTCGAAAAGAACAATGCCAAGGTGCTGATCGACAGCCTTTCGCTCGTCTACATGGCGGGTTCCGAGATCGACTTCGTCGACAATCTGCTCGGTCAATCCTTCCAGATCAAGAACCCGAACGCAGTGGCAAGTTGCGGCTGTGGCACCAGCTTCTCGATCTGA
- the xth gene encoding exodeoxyribonuclease III, with product MKIATWNINGVKARIDNLTQWLKDSDPDIVCLQEIKTVDEGFPRLEIEALGYHVETHGQKGFNGVAILSKNSPSEVNRGLPGDPLDEQSRFIEAVFTLPDTRILRVCCLYLPNGNPVDTEKYPYKLAWMERLRTFAAERLAYEEMLVLAGDYNVIPEPHDCFDPKVWESDALFLPQTREAFRRLENLGLTDAVRATTDATQLYSFWDYQAGAWPKNNGIRIDHLLLSPEAADCMTSAAIEKHVRAWEKPSDHVPVIAYFDFAA from the coding sequence ATGAAGATCGCGACCTGGAACATCAATGGCGTCAAGGCGCGCATCGACAATCTCACGCAATGGCTCAAGGATTCCGATCCGGATATCGTCTGCCTGCAGGAGATCAAGACGGTCGACGAAGGGTTTCCGCGGCTGGAGATCGAGGCACTCGGCTATCACGTCGAGACGCACGGCCAGAAGGGCTTCAACGGTGTGGCGATTCTCTCGAAGAATTCACCTTCCGAAGTGAACCGCGGGCTGCCCGGCGATCCGCTGGACGAACAGTCGCGCTTCATCGAAGCGGTGTTCACCCTGCCCGACACACGTATCCTACGCGTCTGCTGCCTCTACCTGCCGAACGGCAACCCTGTCGACACGGAAAAATATCCCTACAAGCTCGCCTGGATGGAGCGCCTGCGGACGTTTGCAGCCGAGCGGCTGGCCTATGAGGAGATGCTGGTGCTTGCCGGCGATTACAATGTCATCCCGGAACCGCACGACTGCTTCGATCCCAAGGTCTGGGAAAGCGATGCGCTGTTTCTGCCGCAGACGCGGGAGGCGTTCCGCCGGCTCGAAAATCTCGGGCTGACGGATGCCGTGCGCGCGACGACCGATGCGACGCAGCTCTATTCCTTCTGGGATTATCAGGCTGGAGCCTGGCCGAAGAACAACGGCATCCGCATCGATCATCTGCTGCTGTCGCCAGAGGCCGCCGACTGCATGACGTCGGCTGCAATCGAAAAACATGTGCGGGCCTGGGAAAAACCGTCCGACCACGTACCAGTGATCGCCTATTTCGATTTCGCGGCCTGA
- the exoR gene encoding exopolysaccharide production regulator ExoR, whose amino-acid sequence MVTSEFKLFKFMLMGMSMAVALALALSGPVRAFDIKAGVSKESGPFDLFKFGFKAYKNGQKEEAVEAYKYAAEKGHTGSRWALANMYADGDGVTQDDFEAFKIYSEIAQQGVEPGSEDTGFFVNALLSLANYYKHGISGSPVRIDLSQARQLYFQVASTFGVPEAQFQLAQMMLAGEGGNASPQQAKKWLNQARKSGHPGAMAVFGNILFDEGQTARGLALMTAALDRCKPKDCNWMEALQEQAFSVANEADRRTAVSLSHSIATSSDD is encoded by the coding sequence ATGGTGACGTCCGAGTTCAAACTGTTCAAATTCATGCTGATGGGCATGTCGATGGCCGTGGCGCTGGCGCTGGCGCTGTCCGGCCCGGTCCGCGCTTTCGACATCAAGGCGGGCGTGAGCAAGGAATCCGGACCCTTCGATCTCTTCAAGTTCGGCTTCAAGGCCTATAAGAACGGACAGAAGGAAGAGGCGGTCGAGGCCTATAAATACGCTGCCGAAAAGGGGCACACCGGCTCGCGCTGGGCGCTTGCCAACATGTACGCCGATGGCGACGGCGTCACGCAGGATGATTTCGAGGCCTTCAAGATCTACAGCGAAATTGCCCAGCAGGGCGTCGAACCTGGCTCGGAAGATACCGGCTTCTTCGTCAACGCGCTGCTCTCTCTCGCCAATTATTACAAGCACGGCATATCAGGCAGTCCGGTCCGGATCGACCTCAGCCAGGCGCGCCAGCTTTATTTTCAGGTGGCCTCCACCTTTGGCGTCCCCGAGGCGCAGTTCCAACTGGCGCAAATGATGCTGGCCGGCGAGGGCGGCAATGCCAGCCCGCAGCAGGCGAAGAAATGGCTGAACCAGGCCCGCAAGAGCGGTCATCCCGGCGCCATGGCGGTCTTCGGCAATATTCTGTTCGACGAAGGCCAGACGGCGCGCGGCCTGGCGCTGATGACGGCGGCGCTCGACCGCTGCAAGCCTAAGGATTGCAACTGGATGGAAGCGCTGCAGGAACAGGCTTTCTCCGTTGCCAATGAGGCCGACCGCCGCACGGCGGTATCCCTCTCGCACAGCATCGCAACTAGTTCTGACGACTAA
- a CDS encoding OmpP1/FadL family transporter, protein MASRRFSKGVTSLVLFSSLASPSFAGGLERGGYNIDQLFDTSPFSFQSGVTYVTPQRKLKDVRDTDTSISPGGGNLNGRPNTADDSANYTIPYVGFKAGFGDSIDCLVDYSEPFGGHSDPGSNWAGANNNIETEIKTRNYGGTCSYRFDLGAGQLRIIGGTFYQEVEGFKERLVSTVPLLVGTGNGVGRLDLEDSGWGWRAGLAYEIPEYAMRASLVYNSRVKYDNLTGTVDLTQVTAPFAPLNGAPYGRVTPVFGSAEAPDSLELKLQSGIAPDWLAFGSVKWTNWSVLQSVPFCPKSTKGLVACTSGGATELTSLDLLYRDGWTISGGVGHKFSDQWAGAVSLTWDRGTSQGYGSQTDSWTVGVGAAFTPTENIEWRVAGAVGVLTSGSSGVVTQNGVTFGDDVSYSFGNDLVAALSTSLKIKF, encoded by the coding sequence ATGGCATCGCGTAGGTTTTCCAAGGGCGTAACGTCGCTCGTTCTTTTTTCGTCGCTTGCATCGCCGTCCTTCGCCGGCGGTCTGGAGCGCGGCGGCTACAATATCGATCAGCTGTTCGATACGTCGCCTTTCTCATTTCAGTCGGGCGTTACCTATGTCACGCCGCAGCGCAAGCTGAAGGACGTCCGTGACACGGATACGTCGATATCTCCGGGCGGTGGCAATCTGAACGGCCGCCCGAACACCGCCGACGACTCCGCGAATTACACCATCCCATACGTTGGCTTTAAGGCTGGTTTCGGCGATTCAATTGACTGCCTTGTCGACTATTCCGAGCCCTTCGGCGGGCATTCCGATCCCGGGTCGAACTGGGCCGGAGCCAATAATAATATCGAGACCGAGATCAAAACCCGCAACTATGGCGGCACCTGCTCCTATCGTTTTGATCTCGGCGCTGGACAGCTTCGCATCATCGGCGGCACTTTCTATCAGGAAGTTGAAGGCTTCAAGGAGCGTCTGGTTTCAACGGTTCCGCTTCTGGTCGGTACCGGCAATGGCGTCGGTCGTCTCGATCTCGAGGATAGTGGCTGGGGCTGGCGCGCCGGTCTCGCCTACGAGATTCCGGAATATGCGATGCGAGCGAGCCTCGTCTATAACAGCCGCGTGAAATACGACAATCTGACCGGTACAGTTGATCTGACGCAGGTGACTGCACCATTTGCACCGCTTAACGGCGCTCCTTACGGAAGGGTCACGCCGGTCTTTGGCTCTGCCGAAGCGCCGGATTCGCTGGAGCTGAAATTGCAAAGCGGTATCGCCCCGGATTGGCTTGCCTTCGGATCGGTCAAGTGGACGAACTGGAGTGTCCTCCAGTCCGTGCCCTTCTGCCCGAAGTCCACGAAGGGCCTCGTCGCCTGTACCTCCGGCGGTGCCACGGAGCTGACCTCGCTCGACCTTCTTTATCGTGACGGCTGGACGATTAGCGGTGGCGTTGGCCACAAGTTCAGCGATCAGTGGGCGGGTGCAGTCAGCCTGACATGGGACCGCGGTACCAGCCAGGGCTATGGCTCGCAGACGGATAGCTGGACGGTGGGGGTCGGTGCGGCCTTCACCCCGACCGAAAATATCGAATGGCGCGTCGCCGGTGCGGTGGGCGTGTTGACGAGCGGTTCGTCTGGCGTAGTGACCCAGAACGGCGTCACGTTTGGAGATGATGTCTCCTATTCCTTTGGCAACGATCTGGTCGCTGCACTGTCGACGAGCCTAAAGATCAAGTTCTAA
- a CDS encoding IS630 family transposase has translation MVGRRADLVVLSDADRSFLESQVRRLKAPRSLSDRCRMVLLCAQGLQSKDVAERLGVHEHTVGKWRRRFVQDGMEGLTDEYRAGRPRTVSDAQVAQVVERTLNTTPKDATHWSIRSMAADSGLSHTTIRRIWTAFGLQPHRAETFKLSSDPLFVDKVQDIVGLYMSPPDRAIVLCVDEKSQIQALDREQPVLPMAPGVAERRTHTYVRNGTTSLFAALDIATGAVIGHCYKRHRATEFLDFLKRIDAEMPNGPDVHLVMDNYATHKTPRIKAWLARRPHWHVHFTPTSASWINQVERWFAELTRKQLQRGVHRSTAELEADIDAFIESHNENPTPYKWVKSADQILASVKRFCQKTMNRTSDSGD, from the coding sequence ATGGTTGGCAGGCGGGCGGACCTCGTCGTTCTGAGCGACGCGGATAGAAGTTTTCTCGAATCTCAGGTTCGCCGGCTTAAAGCGCCACGCTCCTTATCGGATCGCTGCCGGATGGTCTTGCTGTGCGCGCAGGGTCTGCAAAGCAAGGACGTTGCCGAACGCCTGGGCGTTCATGAGCACACGGTTGGCAAATGGCGCCGCCGGTTCGTACAGGATGGTATGGAAGGGTTGACGGATGAATATCGTGCCGGCCGACCGCGAACTGTCTCCGACGCGCAGGTTGCCCAGGTCGTCGAACGTACCTTGAACACCACCCCCAAGGATGCCACGCACTGGTCCATCCGTTCGATGGCAGCCGATAGCGGACTGTCGCATACCACCATTCGTCGGATTTGGACCGCATTCGGCCTGCAGCCGCACCGTGCCGAGACATTCAAGCTTTCCTCTGATCCGCTCTTCGTCGACAAGGTGCAGGACATCGTCGGCCTCTATATGTCGCCCCCGGACCGGGCGATCGTGCTCTGCGTGGATGAGAAATCGCAAATCCAGGCACTGGATCGCGAGCAGCCTGTGCTGCCCATGGCGCCGGGTGTCGCCGAACGACGGACCCATACCTATGTCCGCAACGGCACGACATCGCTGTTCGCCGCGCTCGACATTGCCACTGGGGCAGTGATCGGCCATTGCTACAAGCGTCACCGGGCCACTGAGTTCCTCGACTTCCTGAAGCGGATTGATGCCGAAATGCCCAATGGACCAGACGTGCATCTGGTGATGGACAACTATGCGACCCACAAGACGCCAAGGATCAAGGCCTGGCTCGCGCGCCGCCCGCACTGGCATGTTCACTTCACGCCAACGTCGGCATCCTGGATCAATCAGGTCGAGCGCTGGTTCGCAGAGTTGACGCGAAAACAGTTGCAGCGCGGCGTACACCGATCCACCGCAGAGTTGGAAGCCGACATCGACGCCTTCATCGAAAGTCACAACGAAAACCCAACCCCATACAAGTGGGTCAAATCCGCCGACCAGATCCTCGCATCCGTCAAGCGATTCTGCCAAAAGACAATGAACCGAACTTCAGATTCAGGTGACTAG
- a CDS encoding valine--tRNA ligase encodes MLDKTYDSAAVEPKIAAKWDEEDAFRAGANAKPGAETFTIVIPPPNVTGSLHMGHALNNTLQDIMVRFERMRGKDVLWQPGMDHAGIATQMVVERKLMEQQLPGRREMGRDAFIDKVWEWKAESGGLIFNQLKRLGASCDWSRERFTMDEGLSKAVLEVFVTLYKEGLIYKGKRLVNWDPKLLTAISDMEVEQHEVKGHLWYLRYPLEPGVTYQYPIAFDEEGKPTEFETRDYIVVATTRPETMLGDTGVAVNPEDERYKPIVGKHVILPIVGRKIPIVADDYADPTAGTGAVKITPAHDFNDFEVGKRAKLRAINVMNVDATITIKENEDFLEGLDNPAALHGAWDRLEGQDRFFARKIIVEIFEEAGLLDKIEPHKNMVPHGDRGGVPIEPRLTEQWFVDNKTLGQPALESVREGKTRFIPRNWENTYFNWLENIEPWCISRQLWWGHQIPAWYGPDGQVFVEQTEEEALQAAIQHYLSHEGPMKAYVEDLLENFKPGEILTRDEDVLDTWFSSALWPFSTLGWPDQTPELARYYPTSVLVTGFDIIPFWVVRMMQMGLHFMKDENGDPVEPFHTIYIHALVRDKNGQKMSKSKGNVIDPLELIDEYGADALRFTLAIMAAQGRDVKLDPARIAGYRNFGTKLWNATRFAEMNGVKSDPHFVPEAAELTINRWILTELARTERDVTEALEAFRFNDAAGALYRFVWNEVCDWYLELLKPVFNGEDEGAKAEAQACSAYILEEIYKLLHPFMPFMTEELWAHTAGESKERDTLVCHAEWPSPSYADDAAADEINWLIDLVSGIRSVRAEMNVPPSATAPLVVVKANNLTRERLFRHDASIKRLARVEAISLADDAPKGAAQIVVAEATICLPLGNLIDLSAEKARLEKAIAKMEGEISRINGKLSNEKFVANANPEVVEAERERLDELKGQIASLKTALSRVSEAG; translated from the coding sequence ATGCTCGACAAGACCTATGATTCTGCTGCCGTCGAACCGAAAATCGCCGCGAAATGGGACGAGGAAGACGCCTTCCGCGCCGGCGCGAACGCCAAGCCCGGGGCCGAGACCTTCACCATCGTCATCCCGCCGCCGAATGTCACCGGTTCGCTGCACATGGGCCATGCGCTCAACAACACGCTGCAGGACATCATGGTGCGCTTCGAGCGCATGCGCGGCAAGGACGTGCTCTGGCAGCCGGGCATGGACCATGCCGGCATCGCCACGCAGATGGTCGTCGAGCGCAAACTGATGGAACAGCAGCTGCCGGGCCGCCGCGAAATGGGCCGCGACGCCTTCATCGACAAGGTCTGGGAGTGGAAGGCTGAATCGGGCGGGCTGATCTTCAACCAGCTGAAGCGCCTTGGTGCCTCATGCGACTGGTCGCGCGAACGATTCACCATGGACGAGGGCCTGTCGAAGGCCGTTCTCGAAGTTTTCGTCACGCTCTACAAGGAAGGCCTAATCTACAAGGGCAAGCGCCTTGTCAATTGGGACCCCAAACTCCTGACTGCTATCTCCGACATGGAAGTCGAGCAGCACGAGGTGAAGGGCCATCTCTGGTATCTGCGTTATCCGCTCGAGCCGGGCGTCACCTATCAATATCCGATCGCCTTCGATGAAGAGGGCAAGCCAACCGAATTCGAGACGCGCGACTATATCGTCGTCGCGACGACGCGGCCGGAGACGATGCTCGGCGATACCGGTGTTGCCGTGAACCCCGAGGACGAGCGTTACAAACCGATCGTCGGCAAGCATGTCATTCTGCCGATCGTCGGGCGCAAGATTCCGATCGTCGCCGACGATTATGCCGACCCGACGGCCGGCACCGGCGCGGTGAAGATCACGCCTGCGCATGACTTCAACGACTTCGAGGTCGGCAAGCGCGCGAAGCTGCGGGCCATCAACGTCATGAACGTCGATGCCACGATTACCATCAAGGAGAACGAGGATTTCCTCGAAGGCCTCGACAATCCGGCGGCGCTGCATGGCGCCTGGGATCGCCTGGAAGGGCAGGACCGCTTCTTTGCGCGCAAGATCATCGTCGAGATTTTCGAAGAGGCTGGCCTTCTCGACAAGATCGAGCCGCACAAGAATATGGTTCCGCACGGCGACCGCGGCGGCGTGCCGATCGAGCCGCGGCTGACTGAACAATGGTTTGTCGACAACAAGACATTGGGCCAGCCCGCGCTGGAATCCGTTCGCGAGGGAAAAACCAGGTTCATTCCCAGGAACTGGGAAAACACCTATTTCAACTGGCTGGAGAACATCGAGCCGTGGTGCATTTCCCGCCAGCTCTGGTGGGGGCATCAGATTCCCGCCTGGTACGGCCCGGACGGTCAGGTATTCGTCGAACAGACCGAGGAAGAGGCGCTGCAAGCGGCGATCCAGCACTACCTCTCGCATGAGGGGCCGATGAAGGCCTATGTCGAGGACCTGCTCGAAAACTTCAAGCCGGGCGAGATCCTGACGCGGGACGAGGACGTGCTCGACACGTGGTTCTCCTCCGCGCTCTGGCCCTTCTCGACGCTCGGGTGGCCAGACCAGACGCCTGAACTCGCGCGTTATTATCCGACCAGTGTCCTGGTCACTGGTTTTGATATCATCCCGTTCTGGGTCGTTCGCATGATGCAGATGGGCCTGCATTTCATGAAGGACGAGAATGGCGATCCCGTCGAACCCTTCCATACGATCTACATTCACGCGCTGGTGCGCGACAAGAATGGGCAGAAGATGTCGAAGTCCAAGGGCAACGTCATCGATCCCCTGGAACTGATCGACGAATATGGCGCCGACGCGCTGCGGTTCACTCTGGCGATCATGGCGGCGCAGGGCCGCGACGTGAAGCTCGATCCGGCCCGCATCGCCGGCTATCGCAACTTCGGCACCAAGCTCTGGAACGCCACGCGTTTTGCCGAGATGAATGGCGTCAAGAGCGACCCGCATTTCGTGCCGGAGGCGGCCGAACTCACCATCAACCGCTGGATTCTGACGGAACTTGCCCGCACGGAACGTGACGTTACGGAAGCGCTTGAAGCCTTCCGCTTCAACGATGCCGCCGGCGCGCTCTATCGTTTCGTCTGGAACGAGGTCTGCGACTGGTATCTCGAACTGCTGAAGCCGGTCTTCAACGGCGAGGACGAGGGTGCCAAGGCCGAGGCTCAGGCCTGCAGCGCCTATATTCTCGAAGAGATCTACAAGCTGCTGCATCCGTTCATGCCCTTCATGACCGAAGAGCTTTGGGCCCATACGGCAGGCGAGAGCAAAGAGCGCGACACCTTGGTCTGCCATGCTGAATGGCCGTCGCCCTCCTATGCCGACGACGCGGCCGCCGACGAGATCAACTGGCTGATCGACCTCGTCTCCGGCATCCGCTCGGTACGCGCCGAAATGAACGTACCGCCGTCGGCAACAGCCCCGCTCGTCGTCGTCAAGGCCAACAACCTGACGCGCGAAAGGCTGTTCCGCCATGACGCGTCCATCAAGCGGCTTGCGCGTGTCGAGGCGATATCGCTGGCCGACGATGCGCCGAAGGGGGCTGCTCAGATCGTCGTCGCCGAGGCCACCATCTGCCTGCCGCTCGGCAATCTGATCGACCTTTCCGCCGAAAAGGCCCGTCTCGAAAAGGCGATCGCCAAAATGGAAGGTGAGATTTCGCGCATCAACGGCAAACTCTCCAACGAGAAGTTCGTCGCCAACGCCAATCCTGAAGTGGTCGAGGCCGAACGCGAGCGCCTCGATGAGTTGAAGGGTCAGATCGCCAGCTTGAAGACCGCCCTCTCCAGGGTAAGCGAAGCCGGGTAA
- a CDS encoding DUF2497 domain-containing protein: MAQPGVAREPSMEEILASIRQIIESNEPGAGKAISASLPPVYGADEDENGSEIHLTVDDTYAGVEFPEPAMRSSDPRFVAANSAGTAPEAEVPARALSLADVAARVRAASERSAVQAGQALREIPSGFRQPEPQPAVMPEPTRAAVPQPQPTQPVFPPAAVAPVPQAVIEQPAEPVYAEAPRVVVDEPAPAVETMPPALEPAQSSVERFLPSVVDEVQPTLLSQDAGLQISRSFEELAAAIDGAERRSLDEIAEDMLRPMLREWLDDNLPTLVERLVREEIERVARGPRR, translated from the coding sequence ATGGCTCAGCCAGGTGTAGCGCGTGAACCGTCCATGGAAGAAATTCTGGCCTCCATCCGCCAGATCATCGAAAGCAATGAGCCCGGCGCCGGCAAGGCGATCTCCGCATCCCTGCCGCCGGTCTACGGCGCCGATGAGGATGAAAACGGCTCCGAAATCCATCTGACGGTGGATGACACCTATGCCGGCGTTGAGTTCCCCGAACCGGCCATGCGCTCCTCCGATCCGCGTTTCGTCGCCGCCAATTCGGCCGGCACCGCCCCTGAAGCAGAAGTGCCGGCCCGCGCCCTATCGCTTGCCGATGTCGCCGCCCGCGTGCGCGCCGCCTCCGAGCGCAGCGCCGTGCAGGCCGGTCAGGCACTGCGTGAGATTCCGAGCGGCTTCCGCCAGCCCGAACCGCAGCCGGCCGTAATGCCGGAGCCGACGCGTGCAGCAGTACCGCAGCCGCAGCCGACGCAGCCTGTTTTTCCCCCGGCTGCCGTTGCGCCCGTTCCGCAGGCGGTGATCGAGCAGCCGGCCGAGCCTGTCTATGCGGAAGCACCGCGGGTCGTAGTCGACGAGCCGGCGCCCGCCGTCGAAACAATGCCGCCGGCTTTGGAACCCGCTCAGTCATCGGTCGAACGTTTCCTGCCGAGCGTTGTGGACGAGGTTCAGCCGACGCTGCTTTCGCAGGATGCAGGTCTGCAGATCAGCCGCTCTTTCGAGGAACTCGCCGCCGCGATCGACGGTGCGGAGCGCCGCTCGCTGGACGAGATCGCAGAGGATATGCTGCGCCCGATGCTGCGCGAATGGCTGGACGATAATCTGCCGACGCTGGTGGAGCGGTTGGTGCGTGAAGAGATCGAACGCGTGGCCCGCGGCCCGCGCCGCTGA
- a CDS encoding protein-L-isoaspartate O-methyltransferase family protein: protein MMDFEAARAKMVDTQVRTTDVTSHSVLTAFLTVPREAFVPEKAKLLAYIDNDVEISAAAPGKPARFLMEASPLAKLLQLAAITKSDFVLEVGCGTGYTSALLSIIAGSVIALECDETLAAEAKEQLSGYAKVEVVTGPLEKGYAAGAPYDLIFVNGAVEEVPAALLGQLRDGGRLITVEGYGNAARAKVFVAERGAVSENVFFNASVKPLPGFAKAREFIF from the coding sequence ATGATGGATTTCGAAGCAGCGCGCGCAAAGATGGTCGACACCCAGGTTCGCACGACGGACGTTACCTCGCATTCCGTGCTGACGGCGTTTCTCACGGTGCCGCGTGAGGCATTCGTGCCGGAGAAGGCGAAGCTGCTGGCTTATATCGACAACGATGTCGAGATATCCGCCGCGGCACCGGGAAAGCCGGCCCGATTCCTGATGGAGGCATCGCCGCTCGCCAAGCTGCTGCAGCTGGCCGCGATCACCAAGAGTGATTTCGTCCTCGAAGTCGGTTGCGGCACGGGTTACACATCGGCGCTGCTGTCGATCATTGCCGGCTCCGTCATCGCGCTCGAATGCGACGAGACGCTGGCCGCCGAGGCGAAGGAGCAGCTTTCCGGCTATGCCAAAGTCGAGGTCGTGACCGGACCACTCGAAAAGGGCTACGCTGCCGGCGCTCCCTATGATCTGATCTTCGTCAATGGCGCAGTCGAGGAGGTTCCGGCGGCTCTTCTCGGTCAATTGCGTGATGGCGGCCGTTTGATCACGGTCGAAGGTTACGGCAATGCCGCCCGCGCCAAGGTGTTCGTCGCGGAGCGCGGCGCGGTTTCGGAAAACGTCTTCTTCAATGCCTCCGTGAAGCCGCTGCCGGGTTTCGCCAAGGCGCGCGAATTCATTTTCTGA
- a CDS encoding KTSC domain-containing protein, translating into MDWAALKSKHVYAAYDAESRDLHVKFPGTPPVRHADIPPHVYQNLLETSDPHFYYNYYVAPSRVSRGGRHPVSVSYALKLALLLAACSLLMVTSLDPGPSGVFEESELRSN; encoded by the coding sequence ATGGATTGGGCTGCCCTCAAATCGAAGCACGTGTATGCGGCATACGACGCCGAGAGCCGGGATCTCCATGTAAAATTCCCGGGTACGCCGCCGGTGAGACATGCGGATATTCCGCCGCACGTCTACCAGAACCTGCTGGAAACGAGTGATCCGCACTTTTATTACAATTATTACGTGGCGCCTTCCCGCGTATCACGGGGTGGACGACATCCGGTCTCCGTCTCCTACGCGCTGAAGCTCGCCCTCCTCCTTGCCGCCTGCAGCCTCCTCATGGTGACCAGCCTCGATCCGGGGCCCAGTGGAGTGTTCGAGGAAAGCGAACTCAGATCAAATTAG
- a CDS encoding extracellular catalytic domain type 1 short-chain-length polyhydroxyalkanoate depolymerase, producing the protein MRSMSDTLARLAALRGTLRPQPTQDNSDLVALEAFGANPGALGGYTYLPTKRGKNMALVVVLHGCTQTAAGYDIGSGWSRLAEDYGFALLFPEQRRANNPNLCFNWFNPEDTRRDHGEVSSIRQMIAMVVAEHGIDSKRVFVTGLSAGGAMTAAMLATYPEVFAGGAIIAGLPYASAATIPEAFDRMRGHGGPTAKELELRLRNASGHKGPWPTLSLWQGTADRTVVPANAHAIVEQWRNVHSAHASPSRVEDIGRHQRRVWTDAQGAEVIELYTIAGMDHGTPLDVGTGYGASGPFMLDVGISSTVEIARSWGLVPSFEKRRNATPSAAQPANVAGPFALGSDRGGIQKVIEDALRSAGLLR; encoded by the coding sequence ATGAGATCTATGTCAGACACTCTCGCACGCCTTGCTGCGTTGCGAGGAACGCTTCGCCCCCAACCCACGCAGGATAATTCCGATCTTGTCGCCTTGGAGGCGTTTGGCGCAAACCCGGGTGCTTTGGGAGGGTATACCTACCTGCCGACGAAGCGCGGGAAAAACATGGCGCTGGTCGTCGTCCTGCACGGCTGCACCCAGACTGCCGCCGGCTATGATATCGGGTCGGGGTGGTCGCGATTGGCCGAAGACTATGGCTTCGCGCTGCTGTTTCCCGAGCAGCGACGGGCAAACAATCCAAACCTCTGCTTCAACTGGTTTAACCCGGAGGACACAAGACGGGATCACGGCGAGGTCTCTTCCATTCGCCAGATGATCGCAATGGTCGTTGCCGAACACGGTATCGACAGCAAGCGCGTGTTCGTGACGGGGCTTTCGGCCGGTGGCGCCATGACTGCGGCCATGCTTGCCACTTATCCGGAGGTTTTTGCCGGCGGCGCGATCATTGCGGGCCTGCCCTATGCAAGCGCCGCGACCATTCCCGAGGCATTCGACCGAATGCGCGGCCATGGCGGCCCGACCGCCAAAGAACTTGAACTGCGGTTACGAAACGCTTCAGGGCACAAAGGCCCTTGGCCGACATTATCACTCTGGCAGGGAACCGCCGACAGAACCGTCGTGCCAGCCAATGCGCATGCGATCGTCGAGCAATGGAGAAATGTCCACAGCGCCCACGCATCGCCGTCGCGCGTCGAAGATATTGGACGACATCAGCGAAGAGTCTGGACCGATGCTCAGGGTGCCGAGGTGATCGAGCTCTATACGATTGCCGGGATGGATCACGGCACGCCGCTCGACGTCGGCACCGGCTACGGGGCAAGCGGCCCTTTCATGCTTGACGTCGGAATTTCCTCGACCGTCGAAATTGCCAGGTCCTGGGGTCTGGTTCCCTCATTTGAAAAGCGGCGCAATGCAACACCTTCAGCTGCGCAACCGGCAAACGTCGCAGGTCCATTTGCCCTGGGAAGCGACCGTGGCGGCATTCAGAAGGTCATTGAAGACGCCCTTCGATCCGCCGGCCTGCTGCGGTAA
- a CDS encoding DUF6074 family protein has protein sequence MATEMTCRPAALSEGRVIAFPSGTGTANIERCARELGRRHGAEAIEFWRAECRRLADQLLAAGMPESDVGKRVMQFQQDVQIELVLSHQNGPLPKSQNR, from the coding sequence ATGGCTACTGAAATGACCTGCCGACCTGCCGCCCTCAGTGAAGGCAGGGTTATTGCTTTTCCCTCCGGAACCGGAACCGCCAATATCGAGCGCTGCGCCCGTGAACTCGGTCGGCGACACGGCGCAGAGGCGATAGAATTCTGGAGGGCCGAATGCCGCAGGCTCGCTGATCAGCTCCTGGCAGCCGGGATGCCGGAGAGTGACGTCGGCAAGCGGGTGATGCAGTTTCAGCAGGATGTCCAGATCGAACTCGTGCTCAGCCATCAAAACGGGCCACTGCCCAAGTCCCAAAACCGATAG